One genomic window of Deltaproteobacteria bacterium includes the following:
- a CDS encoding FmdE family protein, which translates to MIKPREYLETGFKLHGHKCPAMPLGLRVGAAAMNALGVERATDGQLLALVELGEAHCSHCFADGIQVITGCTFGKDNIKQLGYGKFGITLVDVASKRAVRAVPKAEVQLATKQTEFFKNYREKGIPASKVPAKVVEPLIEMVMDKADEQLMIISPIFEYAVEKGEESFASFVCEQCGDMVVEKYGRIYNGLKVCIPCQQKLMAG; encoded by the coding sequence ATGATTAAACCGAGAGAATATCTTGAAACAGGTTTTAAGCTTCATGGACACAAATGTCCTGCCATGCCGCTCGGACTGAGGGTAGGTGCAGCGGCAATGAACGCATTGGGAGTAGAGCGTGCAACCGACGGCCAGCTCCTGGCGCTTGTTGAGCTCGGAGAGGCACATTGCTCCCACTGCTTCGCAGACGGGATACAGGTGATAACCGGTTGTACCTTTGGTAAGGATAACATAAAGCAGCTCGGATACGGCAAGTTTGGCATTACGCTTGTTGATGTTGCGAGTAAAAGGGCCGTTCGTGCTGTGCCAAAGGCAGAGGTGCAGTTAGCAACCAAGCAGACAGAGTTCTTTAAGAATTATAGAGAGAAAGGCATTCCGGCATCAAAAGTACCGGCTAAAGTCGTAGAACCGTTAATAGAGATGGTAATGGATAAGGCTGATGAGCAGCTTATGATTATAAGCCCGATTTTTGAATATGCAGTTGAAAAGGGTGAAGAATCATTCGCATCATTCGTGTGTGAACAATGCGGGGATATGGTCGTGGAAAAATACGGACGTATCTATAATGGATTAAAGGTATGCATCCCGTGTCAGCAAAAGTTAATGGCCGGTTAA
- a CDS encoding tetratricopeptide repeat protein, giving the protein MNKQTKTIAVFTGLIIFTVLFAGNVCAITLYDAENMFNNYDKNIANLKKSIDMFNQIIKENRDSNIIYDACWMKSRAYATMGDYPTLTSTDALNDYEAGKISAEKAIKIKSDGEKGYFWYAVNLGKAGQLKGVLNALFMLPEFENYMGKAYKLNPYDPWVLVAYGALYYELPWIVGGSNSQALNYLRRALAVDSHFTVAMVLMAKIYIREGMFDKARPLIEKIINCNMPSSRADWLMSDKPAAQGLLNYINVSFQLKR; this is encoded by the coding sequence TTGAACAAGCAAACGAAAACTATTGCTGTATTCACGGGGCTAATAATCTTTACCGTTTTATTTGCCGGCAATGTATGTGCCATAACGCTTTATGATGCGGAAAATATGTTTAATAATTATGATAAGAACATTGCGAATCTTAAAAAATCTATAGATATGTTCAATCAGATTATCAAAGAAAATAGAGATTCTAACATCATATATGATGCATGCTGGATGAAATCAAGAGCTTACGCTACAATGGGTGATTATCCAACGCTTACAAGTACAGATGCCTTGAATGATTATGAAGCAGGGAAAATATCCGCAGAAAAAGCTATAAAAATAAAATCCGATGGTGAGAAAGGATATTTCTGGTATGCAGTAAATTTAGGTAAAGCCGGTCAACTTAAAGGTGTGCTGAATGCTTTGTTTATGCTGCCAGAGTTTGAAAATTACATGGGCAAAGCATATAAGCTTAATCCGTATGATCCATGGGTCCTGGTGGCGTATGGCGCATTGTATTATGAATTGCCTTGGATAGTCGGAGGCAGTAATTCTCAGGCACTTAATTATCTCAGAAGGGCTTTGGCCGTTGATTCTCATTTTACCGTGGCAATGGTATTAATGGCTAAGATTTACATCAGGGAAGGTATGTTTGACAAGGCAAGACCGCTAATAGAAAAAATAATAAATTGTAACATGCCTTCTTCAAGGGCTGATTGGCTTATGTCCGACAAGCCTGCTGCACAGGGATTATTAAACTATATAAATGTATCATTTCAACTAAAACGATAA
- a CDS encoding fibronectin type III domain-containing protein, which produces MKTFKNKRKTILFLTVSSLLIGSLVLSGCGSSSKSSTSSKPNPPQNLTASPSNQQVSLTWNASSGAASYRVYESTTSGGPYSAVGTTTTTGYTVTGLTNGIPYYFVVTAVNSAGESGDSNQASATPTSAPTPPAPPNGLTASPSNQQVSLTWNASSGAASYRVYESTTSGGPYSAVGTTTTTGYTVTGLTNGIPYYFVVTAVNSIGESAYSTEATATPFTGIPPSPPSGVTANAGNGQITISWNSVSVATSYNIYWSTSSGVTPANGTRIPNAVSPFTQTGLTNNTTYYYIVTAVNSYGESIASGQVSATPWDSNDISGTVTYSGLKKGRIYINVDDTGGGSTIYGTSISQTGSFTIRGVPSGSYVLSAWLDNIGTGTLHASNPTGTSTSFSVNFSNVSGVSVPISDPGTITLSAPSLIVYPGSGTALTLWNALTNSNGIEAADSYNVYWSTSNTPCSTTGGGVTSVVANSMGAFLQTGLANGSTYYYSVQGVAGGTGGPCSSTFPVTVAANTGAYSVSGIITSNVTLTGPLYVAIGTLGSNGPPVFYGLESINSPSMTQAYNIAGITNGTYYVYVIDDMNNDGSIDIGDITEGISGNAQQVTVNNADVTQNINLTGANALASVTTQHYSATTYNGYNLGSNIRGEMKLPVAVTLTAGPNVAVPVDIGNPGTNGNNGSFLGSFTLSTNVPKIGDTYSFAVTYTDTTTENLNASVTGVLDSFPTPTFPTSSNNGDGVTQPTFTWNAPLSPPSPYTYYLWIGSIAGGMIWYDTPSNGSTSDPYNSNNSASQTSLTSGTTYLWLIGVRDSYGNSAQYQTQWTP; this is translated from the coding sequence ATGAAGACATTTAAAAACAAAAGAAAAACTATTTTATTTCTTACTGTCTCAAGCCTATTGATCGGATCGTTAGTTTTATCAGGGTGCGGAAGTAGTTCAAAAAGCTCGACATCTTCAAAACCAAATCCGCCGCAGAATCTTACTGCCAGCCCTTCTAATCAGCAGGTCTCACTAACATGGAATGCTTCATCCGGTGCAGCGAGTTACAGGGTATACGAGTCAACGACCTCAGGCGGCCCATACTCGGCGGTAGGGACAACCACAACAACGGGTTATACCGTAACCGGCTTAACGAACGGTATACCTTATTACTTTGTTGTAACAGCCGTTAATAGTGCTGGTGAGAGCGGAGATTCAAATCAGGCAAGTGCTACACCAACTTCAGCCCCAACACCACCGGCACCGCCAAACGGCTTAACTGCCAGCCCTTCTAATCAGCAGGTCTCACTAACATGGAATGCTTCATCCGGTGCAGCGAGTTACAGGGTATATGAGTCAACGACCTCAGGCGGCCCATACTCGGCGGTAGGGACAACCACAACAACGGGTTATACCGTAACCGGCTTAACGAACGGTATACCTTATTATTTTGTTGTAACAGCAGTAAACAGCATAGGTGAGAGCGCGTATTCTACTGAGGCAACTGCAACGCCATTTACCGGCATACCGCCTTCGCCTCCTTCAGGTGTTACGGCTAATGCAGGCAATGGACAGATAACGATTAGCTGGAATAGTGTTTCAGTCGCGACATCTTACAATATTTATTGGTCGACATCCTCGGGTGTAACCCCGGCAAACGGCACAAGGATCCCTAATGCAGTAAGTCCGTTTACTCAGACAGGGCTTACTAATAATACTACCTACTACTATATAGTTACAGCAGTAAATAGCTACGGTGAAAGTATAGCATCAGGTCAGGTAAGTGCTACACCGTGGGACAGCAACGATATTTCAGGTACAGTTACGTATTCAGGGTTAAAAAAGGGCAGGATATATATAAATGTTGATGATACCGGTGGCGGGAGTACGATCTATGGAACCAGCATTTCTCAAACAGGGTCTTTTACTATTCGCGGTGTGCCAAGTGGCAGCTATGTACTTAGCGCATGGTTAGATAATATAGGAACGGGAACGTTACATGCCTCTAATCCTACCGGAACTTCTACATCATTTTCAGTAAATTTCTCCAATGTCTCGGGTGTTTCCGTTCCCATTTCTGATCCGGGAACCATTACATTATCAGCGCCAAGTTTGATAGTTTATCCTGGTTCAGGAACAGCATTAACTTTATGGAATGCCTTAACCAATAGCAACGGCATTGAAGCCGCTGATTCGTATAATGTGTACTGGAGTACATCAAACACACCGTGTAGTACGACAGGGGGCGGCGTTACATCTGTGGTCGCAAATAGTATGGGTGCTTTTCTCCAAACCGGGCTTGCTAACGGTAGTACATACTATTACTCTGTCCAGGGGGTTGCAGGAGGTACTGGAGGTCCATGCTCTTCAACATTCCCCGTAACAGTTGCGGCTAATACCGGTGCTTATTCTGTTTCCGGGATTATCACATCCAATGTTACACTGACAGGTCCTTTATATGTAGCCATAGGGACCTTAGGCTCAAATGGTCCTCCTGTATTCTATGGGCTCGAAAGTATTAATTCCCCTTCAATGACACAGGCCTATAATATTGCAGGCATTACGAATGGAACCTATTATGTATATGTTATTGATGATATGAATAATGACGGTTCAATAGACATTGGAGATATTACAGAGGGCATATCCGGCAATGCCCAGCAGGTAACAGTAAACAATGCTGATGTGACACAGAACATTAATCTTACAGGTGCAAATGCGCTGGCTTCGGTCACAACACAGCATTATTCAGCAACAACATATAACGGCTATAACTTGGGCTCCAATATCCGTGGGGAAATGAAACTGCCGGTGGCAGTTACGCTGACAGCAGGACCGAATGTTGCAGTTCCGGTTGACATAGGCAATCCAGGAACTAATGGCAATAATGGAAGTTTCCTCGGGTCTTTTACTTTGTCAACAAACGTACCAAAGATAGGAGATACTTATTCATTTGCGGTAACATACACTGATACAACTACAGAAAATCTGAATGCCTCTGTTACAGGCGTATTGGACAGCTTTCCTACACCTACCTTTCCCACATCTTCAAATAATGGCGATGGCGTTACACAGCCGACATTTACATGGAATGCACCATTGTCGCCGCCAAGCCCGTACACTTATTATCTGTGGATAGGATCGATCGCTGGCGGTATGATCTGGTATGATACTCCATCAAACGGCTCGACTTCAGACCCGTATAACTCTAACAATAGTGCATCCCAGACCAGCTTGACCTCAGGAACCACTTATCTGTGGTTGATCGGAGTTAGAGACAGTTATGGCAACTCTGCTCAATATCAAACACAGTGGACACCATAA
- a CDS encoding FmdE family protein: MFHLPNYAFDFHGHKCPFMPIGYRMGSLALEKLGVGRSKNHEMHVFSEMGIGHSQGCMQDGIMSATGATFGKGMIERLNYGKIAAIFWYPRKGALRIALKNEFSDKLSTHEFFKYRKQGVEPSDIPEKVLDDVIKVVLDATNNELFNVKVLPDFKYKPVKSSFNKGKCDICGEYVFERYLRHKDNKIVCIPCSERTKEETIIHLPLK, encoded by the coding sequence ATGTTTCATTTACCAAACTATGCATTTGATTTTCACGGGCATAAATGTCCTTTTATGCCCATTGGATACAGGATGGGGTCTTTAGCATTGGAGAAACTCGGAGTTGGAAGAAGCAAAAACCATGAGATGCACGTATTTTCCGAGATGGGTATAGGACACTCGCAAGGATGTATGCAGGATGGAATCATGTCCGCGACAGGAGCTACCTTTGGGAAAGGAATGATAGAAAGGCTCAATTATGGAAAGATTGCAGCTATTTTCTGGTATCCCAGAAAGGGCGCTTTAAGAATCGCATTGAAAAACGAATTCAGTGACAAGCTGTCAACGCATGAGTTTTTCAAATATCGCAAGCAGGGAGTCGAGCCTTCTGATATACCGGAAAAGGTACTTGATGATGTGATAAAAGTTGTACTTGATGCGACCAATAACGAGCTGTTCAATGTGAAGGTGCTGCCTGATTTCAAATACAAACCCGTAAAAAGCTCGTTCAATAAGGGAAAATGCGACATCTGCGGCGAGTATGTGTTTGAACGGTATCTGAGGCACAAGGACAACAAGATCGTTTGTATCCCGTGTTCGGAACGTACAAAAGAAGAGACAATTATCCATTTACCACTTAAATAA
- a CDS encoding outer membrane protein transport protein, translated as MIKKIVPLVIIFLISCSLAYADVFDLFGVDSKGIAMGNARAASADDWTATYYNPAGITQTKESMGAQFLIAFDHLYTKPFGSGLQNTDDTNIEGLSAGITHNFGLKFLYVGISVYTPLGDVMQQNAHYPDASEAFFTNKLYFEFLENTTEQQIILPTIALKILPYLSIGGGVSLFIKSMTYSYEYFPNPLNQSIWYMNIANTQKYTYVANLGILFNPSDRFKVGASYMSADDFPIVGAAYVHMPQSFNIPGLISNQFTQTINQILFYTPAHASIAVMYKPIDDLELDGELTWVGWSGYVDNHGVKPQDESYTDPKTGVTYPGQAFDDIYIPRIGVNYRLNSSWHIMGGYYYEPTPVPPQMRSTNYVDNVQNVISTGASYVQPYDDGFLTYTVHLQGIILGDRKTYKSIAVDADPLTAGIQNPGYPGYESKGYIVDTGFEISYKF; from the coding sequence ATGATAAAAAAGATAGTACCCTTAGTGATCATATTCTTAATTTCGTGTTCATTAGCCTATGCTGATGTATTTGATCTTTTCGGTGTCGATTCAAAAGGTATTGCAATGGGTAATGCGCGTGCTGCTTCTGCCGATGATTGGACTGCAACATACTATAATCCAGCGGGTATTACACAAACAAAAGAATCAATGGGTGCACAATTCCTGATCGCCTTTGATCACCTATATACAAAGCCGTTCGGCTCCGGTCTTCAAAATACAGACGATACGAATATAGAAGGGCTTTCTGCCGGAATTACCCATAATTTCGGACTAAAATTTTTGTACGTGGGTATTAGTGTTTATACCCCTTTAGGGGATGTCATGCAGCAGAATGCACATTACCCGGATGCAAGTGAGGCGTTTTTTACAAATAAGCTTTATTTTGAGTTTCTTGAAAATACAACAGAGCAACAGATTATCCTGCCTACGATTGCACTCAAGATATTGCCCTACCTCTCAATAGGCGGCGGCGTATCCTTATTTATCAAGTCAATGACATACTCTTATGAGTACTTTCCCAATCCGCTTAATCAGTCAATATGGTATATGAATATAGCTAATACGCAGAAGTATACCTATGTAGCAAACCTCGGTATTCTATTTAACCCATCCGATCGTTTCAAGGTTGGTGCATCATATATGAGTGCAGACGATTTCCCTATAGTGGGAGCGGCTTATGTTCATATGCCGCAATCGTTCAATATCCCTGGGCTTATATCAAATCAATTCACACAAACAATAAATCAGATACTGTTTTATACACCAGCGCACGCATCTATAGCTGTTATGTATAAGCCCATAGATGATCTTGAATTAGACGGCGAGCTTACATGGGTAGGATGGTCAGGTTACGTAGACAATCATGGGGTAAAGCCGCAAGATGAATCATACACTGATCCAAAAACAGGTGTTACCTATCCAGGCCAGGCGTTTGATGACATATATATACCGAGGATAGGGGTTAATTATAGGCTTAATTCTTCGTGGCACATTATGGGAGGTTATTATTACGAGCCGACACCTGTACCTCCTCAAATGAGGAGTACCAACTATGTTGATAATGTACAAAATGTCATTTCAACAGGTGCAAGCTATGTCCAGCCGTATGATGACGGGTTTCTCACCTATACTGTCCATTTGCAGGGCATTATACTCGGCGACAGAAAAACGTACAAAAGCATAGCCGTTGATGCTGACCCGCTAACAGCGGGCATCCAGAACCCAGGTTATCCAGGATATGAGAGCAAAGGTTATATAGTCGATACAGGGTTTGAGATATCTTATAAGTTCTGA
- a CDS encoding phosphatase PAP2 family protein, with translation MSIFRRIALGYFLEGMISFAIFVIYPTKMIRPEIVGNSISDKLLTMVYHTDPGFNVFPSMHVANSLFVALILYRYNKKIGLVFWVIALLISASIFFVKQHYLVDFIGGAIEAIAVYLIVFKGYSPYQKRLKQNPDVYSINNNA, from the coding sequence ATGAGTATCTTTCGGAGGATAGCACTGGGATACTTCTTGGAAGGCATGATATCCTTTGCCATATTTGTTATCTATCCGACAAAAATGATACGGCCGGAAATAGTGGGCAATTCAATCAGCGATAAACTTCTTACGATGGTGTATCACACGGATCCAGGGTTTAATGTGTTTCCGAGCATGCATGTGGCAAACTCATTGTTTGTGGCACTCATATTATATAGGTACAACAAAAAGATCGGCTTGGTCTTCTGGGTAATAGCCCTGCTTATTTCGGCATCCATATTTTTTGTAAAACAGCACTATCTCGTCGATTTTATCGGTGGGGCAATTGAGGCAATAGCAGTTTACTTAATAGTGTTCAAAGGATACAGTCCTTATCAGAAAAGACTAAAACAAAACCCCGATGTATACAGCATAAATAATAACGCGTAA